The DNA region TTCTTGACCCGATTGCGTAGTTCACGTTCATTCATATCGAAATGAACCCAACGCAGCACACTTGCCATCGTGGCCTCAGCGCAGACATTCGAGATTGAATAACTCATGCCGAGATTGGCACTCACAGTACGGTTAAACGTCTTATCAAAGACACTAAAGACGTCTGTGGTCGCCCCACCGATATCCACGCCCACAACATTAATGTCCTGATCTTTCGCAATCTGCTGCAAAATATCACCCACGGCACCAGGCGTTGGCATGATGGGCGCGTCTGTCCACTCCATTAGCCTGTCATAACCAGGCGCATGGGCCATGACATGTTCCAGGAAGACGTCATGAATCTTATCTCGTGCTGGGCCTAGATTCTCGCGTTCGAGCACTGGTCGCAAATTATCAACCATCTCTAAGTCGATCCATCCCTCATCCAGGACATCGCCAACCTGATCGCGAGCAGCTGAGTTCCCCGCATAGATAATTGGCATTTCATACTCACTACCAAAACGAGGCTGGGGACGAGCTGGCGCAATCAACTCCGCAAGCTCAACAACCTTCTCAGTAGTGCCTCCATCAGTACCCCCAGAAAGCAGGATCATGTCTGGACGAAGTTCGCGAATGCGCTGAATCTGCTCGTGGGGACGACGTTTATCATTTGACGAAATGACATCCATCACAATGGCGCCTGCGCCTAACGCGGCGCGCTTCGCACTGGCAGCAGTCATCTCAGCAATCACACCGGCAACCATCATCTGGAGCCCGCCGCCAGCACTTGATGTTGAGATATAGATATCACAACCTTCCGTATCTGTTGCTGGCTGAATAATGCGACCGTTGTCATCGACTAATTTGCGATCCGCCAACTCGCCAACCTCAGTAATTGCATTGACGGCACCAATGGTGACATCCGCAAAAGGTTGCTCAACAGTTGTTGGGGCTTCACCTCGTTGGGTCTGACGATAGACACCATCGATGAGCTCGATAAAAACTGCCTTCGTCGTAGTACTACCACAGTCGGTGGCAAGAATAATCTTGACCTTGTCTGTATCAATCTTGATTGTTTCGTGGGACGTTGCCTGCGACATCGTCGTCCTTTCCTTGGGAATGCTGAACTACTGAAACCTGGTCCTGATGAACACTTGAACCGGCTTCCTCTGACTCTACTATTGCCTCGATCTCCTCAAGCCGCATAAGAATGTACTCAAACGCCCCGCGATGTTCGACAAATTCGGCAAAATGGCGGAGCCCCTCTGTATCTGTGACGGTAGCCAGGATCGGCCGAAAAAAGTGCATCGCCTGCGAACTAAGATAGTTCAGAGGACGACTCATCTGCAGTGCCACGATAGCGGGTGTTGTCATCCGACGACTCACCACCGCTCGGCAAACTTTGTCAATCACCTTGCGCTGTGGCTCTGTTGGCTCCTGGGGGCCGGGCGGATCCACCGCAAAGGCATTCTTGATCCAGCTCATGCCGGCTGCTCCTGCATGTAGCTTTTGATCATGGACACAATGGGTTCCCTCTTGTTTGGAAAAACCAAGTGCAATCCAGAAAATGCATCAAATCGACTCCGACGCGATCGCGTTGATAAGAATCCACCAGCATCATCATGCACAAAACGCCGCAGCTGTCGCCATTGATAGCGCTTTCGTGTCATCGGAAAGACAGCAGTGATACCGCGCTGATCAATGGTGAAAGTGCTTGGAAAGAAGAATCTATTCAGGCTCAAGATCAGGATTACAACAGCGCCCAGTCCAACCCATGGGGCCCAGGATGGTGAATCAACCCATGTTGCAATCAACCAACCAGCGCAAACAATCACCACGAGCGCGACCATGGCTGCCACCCAACGCTGCCGCGCGGGATGAACCTTCCAGGTATACGCATTTTTCTCAATTACATCCATAAGCACATTTCGATCCAGGACCACCGGGCTGCTCGGGCGCTTGACGTGGCCGCGTAGTTTAGCAACTTACGTTTCATGTCGGGCCAGAAATGGGTTTGGAGCACAGGTTTATATGGATGCGATGGTGGCGGTCGCCGACTCCAACTCCAGCACCCTGCCATCACTGATCAATCGCAGTGTCCCAGTGGGATCTGTGGCTTCTACGATGCCCTGATGCTGTTGCTTACCGGAAGTGACGGTGACCTGCTGGCCCCGCAGCGCATCACGGTTCCCCCATTGCTCACGAAGCGATCCCAATGATGCATCCAGTTGTTGATCCAGCTCGATGAGCAGACGCTGGCAAACGCTGATGCGGTCGACTTCATAGCCCATCTGTCTCAAACTGACCGCTCGTTGAGCGACTGGCTCAGGCCAAGTTGATTGACCGACATTGATACCAATGCCAACAATCGCCACTTCACTCGTTCGTTCGATCAGAATGCCCGCCAGCTTACGACCAACTGATGACGTCTCAGAAGCTGCGGCGACTAATACATCGTTGGGCCACTTCAGTGAGATTGGCATGTCTATGAATGACTCCAATGCCATCGCTGTCGCAATTGGCGCGGCAAGTGGTAGAACACCGCGCGGATCATCTAAAACAACACTCAGTGCAACACCATGCTCTTCTGTGTCCAACCAGGTACGCCCTAACCGACCTCGCCCAGACTTCTGACGACCAGTTGCAACAACCAGACCAGGTTCCAACCCCAGACGTCGACAGGCATCCTGAGTTGAATCTGTTTCAGCAAGAACAACCACACGATTCAAATGCACGCTGTTGGCAGTAACCGCTTCGAGCATGTCCGCCCATTGATCGAGTGGCGTGAGCGCTGGCATTAAGAAATAGCCTCACGAGAATCAGATTCAAATGTAATGTCTAGTCCGATGTCGAGCCAGGAAGCGCTATGTGTAATTGATCCAGTCGAAATTCGATCGACACCACTCTCTGCAAGTGCTGCGACATTAGCCAATGTGACATTACCCGTTGCCTCTAAGAGCAAACGACTCTTTGCTTTATCTCGCAAGGCAACACACCGAGCCAAGAGATCAGCTGGCATATTGTCCATCAACGCGATATCCACTAGCGCGTCATCAACATTGAGCAGCGACTGAAACTGATCAATTGTGTCAACTTCAACCGCAACAAATTTCAACGGCCTGAGCGCGCGAGCTCGACGAGATGCCTCTGCTACACGATGCGCCAAATCGACATTCTTAACCCCTGCAAGATGGTTGTCCTTAAACATGGCTGCATCAGCGAGGCTCATGCGATGCGGCTCACCACCGCCACAAATCACCGCGTATTTCTGCCATGCGCGCAAACCTGGAATCGTCTTACGCGTGCCACAAATCACCGCCTTGGTATGCGATACTGCTGCAACAAATTGGGCGGTGAGCGTCGCAACACCACAGCTAAGACAGAGTAAGTTCAACAAGCTTCTCTCAAGCTCAAGAGCAATTTGACTCGAGCCCGTAACCGATGCAATCGCTTGCCCAGCGGCAACGCGATCTCCATCAGCGACGATTGGCGTCATTGAAAGTTCCTTGGCCCAGGGCGTCTCTCTTAGACCGCTGGCCAATGGCCCCAATCCTGCGATGACCCCTGGTTTTCGCGTCATCATTTGAGCTGACAACACCTCTGAAGCACCAACCATGCTACGAGTGGTCACGTCACCTAAGTGAATTTCATCTTCCGCCAAGGTACGAATCAGTAGCTCGCTTGCGACAAGAGGCGGCATCAACGTCGTGGCAGCATTCTCGATAGAAGCACAAAGGCCCCTATCTACAGCACTTGTTGAAGTGGAATCATGATGTCTGCTTGCATCTGACATTGATTGCAGCCTATCGTCTCGTATCCAGCCCGTCATTAAGAAGCCCGAGATGATCTACCTGAGTACACAAATGACTCATCATGAACCAACCATTTTCGACAAGATAATCAGCGGTGAAATACCCTGCCACCGCGTTTATGAGGATGACCTTGTACTCGCATTTCTGGATATCAACCCCCTGTCTCCAGGACATTTGTTGGTTATTCCAAAAGAACGCGCGGCACAACTCCATTTACTGAGCGATGAAGCAGCCGCAGCACTCGGCCGCGTGCTTCCTCGCCTGTGCCGAGCCGTAAGAGAAGCAACCGATATTGAAGCCTACAACGTCTTACAAAACAATGGCGATAGCGCAAACCAAGCCGTGTTCCATGTTCACTTTCATATTATTCCCAAGATACCCGACGGCCAAGGTCTCAATATGAATTGGTCAACTCATCCATTCGACAACGGCCAAACGCTCGCCAAGGCCATTGCCGAAAAGATTCGCTAACAAAGGTCGTACCTCAGGGCACTCCGCGATCTACGACTGCTCCAAAGTTGACTGAGCTGCCACTAACCGAGCAATCGGCACACGGAATGGTGAACAACTCACATAATCAAGACCGACCTCGTCAAAGAAGCGAATAGAAGCGGGATCACCGCCGTGCTCACCACAAACACCGAGCTTCATGTTTGGGTGCACTGCTCTACCACGCAAGACAGCTTCACTGACCAACTGACCCACACCAGGAACATCAATTGACTGGAAAGGATCTCTCTCAAGCAGTCCACGCTCAATATAGTCTGGCAAGAAGGTGCCTACATCATCACGACTAAAACCATAGGTCAACTGCGTGAGATCATTGGTCCCAAAACTAAAGAAATCTGCATGCTGAGCAACATCTCCAGCGGTCAAGGCCGCACGCGGAATCTCAATCATGGTCCCGATAGGAATGTCTAGTTTGCCTGTGAACTTCTTGGCTTTCTTAACCCGAACAATGACTTCCTCAACCTGGCTACGCAAGACGGCTAATTCTTGCTCCATACCAACCAGTGGAATCATAATTTCAGGAAGGGCTGCAATGCGTTTCTTCTTACATGCAATCATGGCCTCCACGATCGCAGTCACTTGCATCTCCAAAATTTCTGGATACGTGACCACCAGACGGCAACCCCGATGTCCCAACATTGGATTGAATTCATGGAGCTCAGTGATGCGCTCTCTTAAGCGAGCAAGCGATATTCCCATTGTTTTGGCGAGTGCTTTTTGCGTGGCCTCTTCACGAGGCAAGAACTCATGCAATGGAGGATCGAGCAAGCGGATCGTCACCGGCAACCCCTTCATCGCTGTAAAGATGCCCACGAAGTCGCGTCGCTGAAAAGGCAACAACTTCTTAAGCGCGCGGCGCCGAGCTGGCTCTTCTTCAACCATAATCATTTCGCGCATCGCTTTAATACGGTCGCCCTCGAAGAACATGTGCTCCGTACGACATAGCCCGATCCCCTGTGCCCCAAAATCGCGAGCGCGTTTTGCGTCGGCAGGCGTATCAGCGTTGGTTCTCACCTTCAAGCGGCGGACATCATCAGACCAACGCATGATGGTAGAAAAATCACCGGAAAGCTGTGGCAAGCGTGTTGCTACCTCACCATCCATTACCTCACCCGTTGATCCATCGATAGAGAGAACCGATTTATGATTGTAGTTTTTTCCATCAATTTTTAAGATCCGGGCTTTCTCATTAATTCGAAGTGAACCAGCACCCGCCACACAACATTTTCCCCAGCCACGTGCAACGACGGCTGCATGAGAAGTCATACCACCAGTTGAGGTGAGAATACCTGCTGCATGGTGCATGCCATCGACATCTTCAGGTGATGTTTCATTGCGCACAAGCAATACGGATTCACCAGCCTGTGTGCGAGCCACCGCTTCTTCAGCGGTAAACGCAAGCATGCCAGTTGAGGCACCCGGCGATGCTGGCAAACCAGTCGCAAGGACCTTGGCTTTTTTCTTTGCCTCCGGCGCAAAGCTCGGGAGTAGCAATTGAGTGATGTCATCTGGAGCGATACGGCCCAGTGCTTCAGCTCGTGTAATTCGTTTCTCTCGAACCATATCAACAGCGATTTTCAGTGACGCGGCACCCGTTCGCTTGCCATTTCGCGTTTGCAGCATGAACAGTCGTTCACGCTCAATCGTGAATTCAATGTCCTGCATATCGTGGTAATGATCTTCGAGGATCTTTTTGATCTCCATCAGCTGATTGAAGGCCTTTCGGTTCCAGTCCTTCATCTCTTTCAGGGGCTTTGGAGTACGAATACCCGCGACAACATCTTCCCCCTGAGCATTGATGAGAAACTCACCAAAGAACTTATTCTCACCTGTAGAGGGATCTCGTGTAAATCCAACCCCCGTACCAGAGTCATCACCCATATTGCCAAAGACCATGACCTGCACGTTGACAGCCGTACCAACTAAACCCGTAATCTCATTGATCTGCCGGTAACGAATGGCTCGCTTAGAGTTCCAAGACTTAAAGACCGCTTCGATTGACAAAGCCAGTTGTTTGTATGGATCTTGAGGAAAAGATTTTCCAACTTGGGATCGATAAACCTTTTTATAAGACTCACATAAAGACTGCATGCCCTTTATAGGCACGTCAGCATCAACTTGGGTCTTGTAACGTTTTTTGATCTTCGCAAATTCAGCTTCAAAGCGGTGATGGTCTACATCCATCACAACATCACCAAACATATTGATGAGTCGACGGAAAGCATCTAATGCAAACCGCTCATTTTCGGTTACTTTGGCGAGACCTTTGACAGCCTTATCATTTAAGCCAAGATTGAGCACCGTATCCATCATGCCAGGCATTGAAACTGCAGCACCACTCCGCACTGAAACCAACAACGGATTAGACGAATCTCCGAAACGTTTGCCGGTCTCTTTCTCCAAGCGACCAATTTGACTGCGCACCTCATCCATAAGTCCGGGCGGCAACTTACCTCCAGCTTTGTCAAAAGCGGCGCAGGTCTCAGTGGTAATTGTGAAACCAGGCGGCACTGGTAAACCAATAGTGGTCATCTCAGCCAGATTCGCACCTTTTCCACCAAGCAGTTGTTTATCACTGCCACGGCCATCAGTGCGCCGGGGGCCAAAGGCATAGGTCATGCTGCCAGATCGACGCGATGAACGTTTCTGAACTGTCTTTTTCTTTCGGACTGTTGACTTCCGTCTTTTCACCGTGGTGGGCATCTCGATTGAGGCTCCTGTAAAGGGGCTAAAAGTGTGAGTCCTGGGCGGACTCGGTCCATTCATAAAGGGTCAAATTTCACGCCCCCTCCATCACCCTGCCTAGCTACCTAAACAATTTGAGTGGACGGGGCTGGCAGTGTAGCAGGGTGGCAACACCTCCAAACAAAGACGCATCCCAGCTCTCGATTCGGGATTCCATGATTGGGGGCGTATGATAGAACGATGCGCCTCTCGGCAAACAAGCTCTCCTGGCAATGTGATCCCAAGACACTCATTGCCGCATGGCCAGAATACTGGCCACTGGCCTTGGCAAATTTTGCTCACAGAGATTGTGTGGACGCTCATGCAGACGCACACCGTCAGCATTCATCATCCAAAGTAACAGTGATCGCCCGACCCCAAGGCCGCTATTGCTGCATGCCAGATCACAAGACCACATCCTGCCCACTTTGGAGCAGCTATGACGATAGTCAACCTCCATTTCAGCCCAATGATCTCACTGGCCAGCCTCTCGACGACCTTGATCTTCTCCTGAGCTGGACTGCGGTACCTCCCATAAATGATCCTCAGACCTCACCGTTCCTTGGTGGCTGGATCGCATCAATCGGCTACGAACTGTGCAGCCAACTTGAGCCAACGGTGACACCAAGGCCCATAAGTCCAGACAGGGCTCATTGGCCATTGTTGGAAATGCTCTGGTGCCCAACAGCATTCGTCCATGATGCCGACCGTGACCAATGGTGGGCCGTTGGCCACTGGACTGAATCAGAATTAGAAACACTGATGAACGCAATGGCGCTCGGTGAAAATGTCGGCGAACAGTCAATCCAGTGTGTTTCAACCAACGCCCTGATTTCAGAGAACGCCTATGTTGAGAAAATCGACGACGTACTCGACTACATCGCTGCAGGCGATGTCTTTCAAGTCAATCTGACCCAGCAGTTCGAAACAACTGTGACAGGTAGCCCCCGCCAACTTGCCACGCGCGTTGCCTGCGAGCCTCAAGCACATTTTGGTGCCTATCTTGAGCTGGGAGCACAAGATGGCGACACGAATGCAAGACGATGGCTGGCATCTCTTAGCCCAGAGCTTTTCTTGTCATTCAATCCTCAGACAAGAGAAGTAAAAACGCGTCCCATCAAAGGCACATTAGCTGCCAACCAACCTGCTCAGACACTACTTGATTCTGAAAAAGACAAAGCTGAACTCCATATGATCATTGATCTGATGCGCAACGATCTAGGTCGTGTTTGTACCTTTGGCTCCATCACTGTCTCCCGTGATCGATGGATTGAGACGTATCCGACAGTCCATCATGCCATTGGTGAAGTCACCGGAGTCCTGAAACAAGGGGTTCAACCTGGCTCACTGCTCAAAGCAACCTTTCCTCCAGGCTCAGTCACCGGCGCGCCCAAGGTTCGAGCGATGCAGATTATTCGAGATCTTGAGCCACAACCGCGCGGTCCGTATTGTGGCGCTATCGGCCTTTTCGGAAACGATGGCTCCATCGAATTGAACGTCTCGATCAGAACGCTTTGGGCGTACGATGAGTCGAATACACTGGGCAATCCAATTCAGGCGAAGATGTACTATGGCGCTGGCGGTGGCATCGTGGCAGATTCCAATCCACAAGCTGAATACAAAGAGAGCTTGCAGAAGATGGCTGTGGTCGAAGATCTACTGACCCTTCCTACACCTCAAACCAACCCCGTTACCGTTTAGATTTTCAACGCCCGATCATCATGCAATCAAACGTTCACGATGACGTTGAAGTTGAGCTCGTTGCTGCACCGCGATGTAGCGGCATATTTGATCGACTACAAATGAACGGTGCGAGGGATTGAACGTGAATTCAAACGTGAATCCTGCATAGGTGTGGCGATCTGCCTCCATATGCGTATGCACGAGCTTACTAGTCGCACAAATCGGCGTACTCAATTCTGGTGGCAATGAAAAACGTAGCCAGAATAATTTGCGGGTGTGCAGATGGCTTGAATCATCACTTGAGATATGCATTCCCAAACCGCCACCACCAATATTGACCAATCGACCAGCAAAGCGGGGCCCAACATCGGGCATGACTTCATCTGGACCAAACGGCAATTCAATGCGAGGACGCGGCACGACTGACGATCGCCGCTGCTCTGCCTCAAATTCAATCTCATTTGCACGCTCGGCCAACATGACCGATTTGGGATCCAAAAGCGGCCATATCTCTACCTCTGGAAGAACCAATGCTGCTGTTTCCACACGATAGAAGTTACGTCGCTGGCAGCGCTCAACTGCAGCAGGAAGCTTGAGCTTTAGTGCTGGAATAGTGCGGCTACTGTTAATTGCATGTTTTACATTTCCAATGTTCACTGTCGAGAACATCCAACGATTTTGTCCAATGGCCATAATTCCAATTAACTCGACGCCTTCATCAATTTGAAGCTCCTGCCCCAGTGCCATGGGCCGCTCTACAATCATCGCGTCACCATCAAGGTGCATCAGGCGTGAACGCCAAATAAGATCCCCACCCTTTTCCGTTCCATCGCGATCGCTTGCAATAGCAAGTTCGATCGAGCCATTGCGGTCATTGATCTGTTGTAGGCTTCGACGCCATCCGGTGGTTCTGGATCGATTCGCAGGCACGATTGGGCTCCCGTTTTTGAATGTCCTCTGGGACAAGACTTTGGATCGTTGGTGGTGTTGACACATAGGCCAGCGCGAGTGGAACACCCGCCACCTGACCTATTGGGACCATCGACGGGTCCATAGGGGGCCTTAAGTCGAATCCTGTAAGTTTGTTGCAGCTATTTTGAGAGGCGATCAGATGGCCTTAAAGACCAATAATCCCGCATTTGAGAGCCATTGAGGCCGTTCAAATCCCGCCTGACTGGCCACTAATTCCAGTGCACCCATGGTCCATAAGCGAAAGCAGGGTTCGCCGGGCAGAACGCCAGGTTCTTCCTCGTTGACTGCCTCCCCAGTGCGGATGGCAAAAACAAGATCTCCGTGAGCCCAAGCCAGCTGAAGGTGGCCATCCTCGCTGACTCCATCCTGCCATCGTCCCTCGGTCAGTTCACTGAGTAGGTCCTGAGGAATATCATCAATAATGATGGCCCCACCAGGCTTCAATTGGGCTCGCCATTGCCCCAATAAGTTAGCCGCTTCTAATGGATCCACCAAAAGCATAAAAGTGTTACCTAAACAAATGATGGCATCGGCGCGACCAGTCTCATTTGGCAGCGGTTGATGAAAATCAGCACAGATGACCTTGGCCTTGATTCCCTTAGATTGAAGCAACGAGCAACAAGAATCCACGCTCTGCTGGTCATGGTCGACACCAAGAACTTCATGTCCTTCTGATGCGAGAGGCACAAGCACCCGCCCCGTTCCACAGCCCTGGTCAATCACTTGCTTTGGCGCTTCACCAAGCCAATCCAACAAACCGTAGATTTGCGCATCAGATCGATCTTGGTCATAAACCTCGTCACCGCTCAGAAACCACTGCTCATGCGATTCACTCACTTGGCTTGCTCCAGTAACGAACGCAACTCTTCAAACTTGGCCTTCGAGTCTTCTTTTTCTGCTAAAGATAACTGCCCACTCCCAAAGCGAATATCGTAATAACGCAGCGTCAATATTCTTATCAACCCGCCTACCTGTTCTCTATCAACAGCAATTTCTTGAGCAAAAAACAGCGGGGATTTCCAAGCGGGTTTCCGAATTCCATTCTTTGCCAGTAACCCAAGCATATCTACATAAAAATGCGCCTCTCGCCTTAGTTCGCGCCGACGTTGGTAACCATAATTGGCGAGATGCATTGCTTGATCGGCTCGGGAAAAGCGCACCCGAACTTGAATGAAAACGCAAAGTAAAAGCAACACACTTACAGTAACAATACCGAGCCACACATAACCACCCACGCCATAATGAAATGAACGATTAAAGTACTGCCCCCATTTTGCAATCTGTTCCCATGCCCCAGTGATAAAACCCCAAACATCCAAACCAAGATTCCGTGAAATCTGCTCTCGAGCGTTTGAATCAAATTCTAAGACCGAAGTATTCCATGTATTTTCAAGATCCTCATATAACCATCTCAGACTGTTCGCGATAGAAAGATCGCGAATGTAAAATTCGCTCAATGCGCCTGGAGGAGTGGCGTCCATTGGTGTCCATGCCCGTAAACCGGTTCGCACTTCGGTCCAAGCATGCGCATTTTGCGCCAAGACGACGTATTCATTGGCATCATCGTCATAAAGCACACTCAAAAATCCAGTGACCAACCGAGCCTCAACACCAACTGACTGACAAAGTACTGCCAGGGCTGTTGCAAAGTACTGACAATGGCCCTGTTTTGCGTCAAGAAGAAACCAGCTAATCGGATCGCCCAGACGACTAATTTCATTCAATGAGAATTGACTACCAATATCTAGCAAATAGCGGTAACGGCCCGAACTCAATTCGCGTAAGAAGACGTTGGCAGCTTGCCTTGACCAATTCCAGCGTTCATCGAGTGACGACGGCGACTGACGTGGAATACCTGCAGCATCCATCAGTGAATAAGCCATTGCCTGCACACGAGGATCAGGCGTGGAAAGCTCAACCATAGGGAGCGGATCTACGTCGTCAGTAAGTTCTGTCAACAATAAATCGGAAGGCTGCAGCTTCGACAAGACCTCGTACTCAACAACCCGCTGCCTTGGTGGAGACAGTGCAATTGTCTGAACTTCAGGCTTATAGTTGACTTCAATTTCATCATCTGCACGGAGCGCGAACGGCGCATAGAGAGAAGGCAAGGCCTGCATGCGCAAGCTCAGTAGAAATTTCTGGCGCACATATTCTTCTGGCGCTACGATGGGTGC from Phycisphaerales bacterium includes:
- a CDS encoding biotin--[acetyl-CoA-carboxylase] ligase — protein: MPALTPLDQWADMLEAVTANSVHLNRVVVLAETDSTQDACRRLGLEPGLVVATGRQKSGRGRLGRTWLDTEEHGVALSVVLDDPRGVLPLAAPIATAMALESFIDMPISLKWPNDVLVAAASETSSVGRKLAGILIERTSEVAIVGIGINVGQSTWPEPVAQRAVSLRQMGYEVDRISVCQRLLIELDQQLDASLGSLREQWGNRDALRGQQVTVTSGKQQHQGIVEATDPTGTLRLISDGRVLELESATATIASI
- a CDS encoding glutamate mutase L, with amino-acid sequence MSQATSHETIKIDTDKVKIILATDCGSTTTKAVFIELIDGVYRQTQRGEAPTTVEQPFADVTIGAVNAITEVGELADRKLVDDNGRIIQPATDTEGCDIYISTSSAGGGLQMMVAGVIAEMTAASAKRAALGAGAIVMDVISSNDKRRPHEQIQRIRELRPDMILLSGGTDGGTTEKVVELAELIAPARPQPRFGSEYEMPIIYAGNSAARDQVGDVLDEGWIDLEMVDNLRPVLERENLGPARDKIHDVFLEHVMAHAPGYDRLMEWTDAPIMPTPGAVGDILQQIAKDQDINVVGVDIGGATTDVFSVFDKTFNRTVSANLGMSYSISNVCAEATMASVLRWVHFDMNERELRNRVKNKMIRPTTIPQSHEALVFEQAVAREALRLAYQQHKEFATTLKGVQQQRTVGDTFSQQVGGQTIVDNMALNLLVASGGVLSHAPCMEQTAMMLVDAFEPEGVTKLAKDSIFMMPHLGVLAAVHPKAAMEVFDRDCLVYLGTNVSAKGIGKPGKKCFSWELQGDGIQASGEMNFGDLELIRMGQDQTATITCDPARGFDLGAGPGKKMTAEVRGGSVGLILDGRGRPLALPEEREACKAAIGAWVKELELYPKVDETIAATV
- the nadC gene encoding carboxylating nicotinate-nucleotide diphosphorylase translates to MSDASRHHDSTSTSAVDRGLCASIENAATTLMPPLVASELLIRTLAEDEIHLGDVTTRSMVGASEVLSAQMMTRKPGVIAGLGPLASGLRETPWAKELSMTPIVADGDRVAAGQAIASVTGSSQIALELERSLLNLLCLSCGVATLTAQFVAAVSHTKAVICGTRKTIPGLRAWQKYAVICGGGEPHRMSLADAAMFKDNHLAGVKNVDLAHRVAEASRRARALRPLKFVAVEVDTIDQFQSLLNVDDALVDIALMDNMPADLLARCVALRDKAKSRLLLEATGNVTLANVAALAESGVDRISTGSITHSASWLDIGLDITFESDSREAIS
- the ppdK gene encoding pyruvate, phosphate dikinase, encoding MPTTVKRRKSTVRKKKTVQKRSSRRSGSMTYAFGPRRTDGRGSDKQLLGGKGANLAEMTTIGLPVPPGFTITTETCAAFDKAGGKLPPGLMDEVRSQIGRLEKETGKRFGDSSNPLLVSVRSGAAVSMPGMMDTVLNLGLNDKAVKGLAKVTENERFALDAFRRLINMFGDVVMDVDHHRFEAEFAKIKKRYKTQVDADVPIKGMQSLCESYKKVYRSQVGKSFPQDPYKQLALSIEAVFKSWNSKRAIRYRQINEITGLVGTAVNVQVMVFGNMGDDSGTGVGFTRDPSTGENKFFGEFLINAQGEDVVAGIRTPKPLKEMKDWNRKAFNQLMEIKKILEDHYHDMQDIEFTIERERLFMLQTRNGKRTGAASLKIAVDMVREKRITRAEALGRIAPDDITQLLLPSFAPEAKKKAKVLATGLPASPGASTGMLAFTAEEAVARTQAGESVLLVRNETSPEDVDGMHHAAGILTSTGGMTSHAAVVARGWGKCCVAGAGSLRINEKARILKIDGKNYNHKSVLSIDGSTGEVMDGEVATRLPQLSGDFSTIMRWSDDVRRLKVRTNADTPADAKRARDFGAQGIGLCRTEHMFFEGDRIKAMREMIMVEEEPARRRALKKLLPFQRRDFVGIFTAMKGLPVTIRLLDPPLHEFLPREEATQKALAKTMGISLARLRERITELHEFNPMLGHRGCRLVVTYPEILEMQVTAIVEAMIACKKKRIAALPEIMIPLVGMEQELAVLRSQVEEVIVRVKKAKKFTGKLDIPIGTMIEIPRAALTAGDVAQHADFFSFGTNDLTQLTYGFSRDDVGTFLPDYIERGLLERDPFQSIDVPGVGQLVSEAVLRGRAVHPNMKLGVCGEHGGDPASIRFFDEVGLDYVSCSPFRVPIARLVAAQSTLEQS
- a CDS encoding class I SAM-dependent methyltransferase, which codes for MSESHEQWFLSGDEVYDQDRSDAQIYGLLDWLGEAPKQVIDQGCGTGRVLVPLASEGHEVLGVDHDQQSVDSCCSLLQSKGIKAKVICADFHQPLPNETGRADAIICLGNTFMLLVDPLEAANLLGQWRAQLKPGGAIIIDDIPQDLLSELTEGRWQDGVSEDGHLQLAWAHGDLVFAIRTGEAVNEEEPGVLPGEPCFRLWTMGALELVASQAGFERPQWLSNAGLLVFKAI
- a CDS encoding anthranilate synthase component I family protein → MRLSANKLSWQCDPKTLIAAWPEYWPLALANFAHRDCVDAHADAHRQHSSSKVTVIARPQGRYCCMPDHKTTSCPLWSSYDDSQPPFQPNDLTGQPLDDLDLLLSWTAVPPINDPQTSPFLGGWIASIGYELCSQLEPTVTPRPISPDRAHWPLLEMLWCPTAFVHDADRDQWWAVGHWTESELETLMNAMALGENVGEQSIQCVSTNALISENAYVEKIDDVLDYIAAGDVFQVNLTQQFETTVTGSPRQLATRVACEPQAHFGAYLELGAQDGDTNARRWLASLSPELFLSFNPQTREVKTRPIKGTLAANQPAQTLLDSEKDKAELHMIIDLMRNDLGRVCTFGSITVSRDRWIETYPTVHHAIGEVTGVLKQGVQPGSLLKATFPPGSVTGAPKVRAMQIIRDLEPQPRGPYCGAIGLFGNDGSIELNVSIRTLWAYDESNTLGNPIQAKMYYGAGGGIVADSNPQAEYKESLQKMAVVEDLLTLPTPQTNPVTV
- a CDS encoding HIT family protein — translated: MTHHEPTIFDKIISGEIPCHRVYEDDLVLAFLDINPLSPGHLLVIPKERAAQLHLLSDEAAAALGRVLPRLCRAVREATDIEAYNVLQNNGDSANQAVFHVHFHIIPKIPDGQGLNMNWSTHPFDNGQTLAKAIAEKIR